cacaataCATAATTTGCAAAAACCTCAAATATAATACAAGGTACTGattctgaaataaaattaagtcTTGAATTGTATTTAAATCTAAATATCTTTGTAATACCTACAAAACTATGGAAATATTATTTTGAGAGCTATACAGAATGTCAATATGATGAGGAAACACAATATTTGTGTGGGAGGGTAAGCATGGATCAACCCATTTCCTCACATGATTCTAAAGAAAGGATAGACCCACCTGGGGccatatatatagtatataaagcCAAGACTAACATGTTTTTGAAATGTGtccaaaaccaaaaccaaactAATTAGACGACAAGGATTTCTATTTGTTGATAGTAGAAAAAGTAATATATcacagattgtttttttatctttgtaaaaattaaatttgtagtaaattctttttttattttgtgaaaaagtgttttgacTTTCTAAAGAACTGAATtatcttaaaatgtttttttagtaaTGAACAGGACATTATTCTTGGTGAATATATTCatgcattaatatataatttagaatataacattttatgatAATGGTGATTCCGTGAAGGTACTGGTACAGCTTGAAAGTTATTTCTGATAAGACAACATAACTGTTACCGGAATCTTTTTTGGAAATCTACAATTTGTTATCCACTCAGACGTTCATACCTTTATGTATAATTTGGCAGATCTGAAGTCTTGAGACGATGTTAACTCCTGTTCAGAATATTTCGTTTAGAACATTTACActtaatggttttaatgattTAGGGGAATGGCGAGCCATTCTATCCATTCCCTACcttcttctgtttttattatcttttgtATCAAACAttacactcatatatttaattgtatcTCAGAGGTCTCTTCACTCTCCAATGTGTATTCTAATTGGTCTTATGGCAGTTGTTGACCTCTCTTTGCCAATATGTTGTGTGCCGCATATGTTGCTAAATTTCATATTTAACTGGAAAGGAATTTCACTTGTGGGCTGTTTGATGCAAATGTATTGCATTCACTGTTTTGGTATATTTCAATATACTGTACTGCTTTGGATGGCTCTGGATCGTTTCTTTGCTATATGCAAACCTCTTAATTACCACAAATACATGAAAATTACCAATTTTctaaaattcataatttttccAGTTATCAGAAATATGATCTTACTTACCACAATGGTCTCTTGGGCTGGGAAACTGACTTTTTGTtcaacaaatgaaataaatcattgtttttGTGAACACATGGCATTGGTTCAGCTGGCATGTGGAGATTTTTCCATTAACAATGCATTAGGGctttctttaatttttctaACAATGactgctgattttattttaattacaatatCATATGTGATAATACTTTCTTCTGTTCTGAGATCTGGCAAAACTGCCTTAAAAGCTTTTAACACCTGCATTACTCATATAATTGTCTTGACAGTTAGTCTGACTTTTGCTTTAATTGCTTTTATGTCATACAGAATAAGAAACAACTTTTCTCCCTCCAGCCGTGTCTTCCTGAGTACAATGTATCTGCTTTTTCCAAGCTGTTTTAATCCAATTATTTATGGTGTACGAACAAAGAAATAAGAGAACAGCTTTTGAAAATTATTAAACATGTCAAGGTCTTTCCAAAGTAATCAAATATGCATAATGTatcacattatatacataccatttaaaaaatcaagttactttataataaaacaaaatgatataGTTTTGCAATTATATAACTACATTGAAATTTTAAAGTGTAGAttgaaatgaaaattgtaattgattaataaa
The DNA window shown above is from Silurus meridionalis isolate SWU-2019-XX chromosome 12, ASM1480568v1, whole genome shotgun sequence and carries:
- the LOC124394912 gene encoding olfactory receptor 52K1-like; its protein translation is MLTPVQNISFRTFTLNGFNDLGEWRAILSIPYLLLFLLSFVSNITLIYLIVSQRSLHSPMCILIGLMAVVDLSLPICCVPHMLLNFIFNWKGISLVGCLMQMYCIHCFGIFQYTVLLWMALDRFFAICKPLNYHKYMKITNFLKFIIFPVIRNMILLTTMVSWAGKLTFCSTNEINHCFCEHMALVQLACGDFSINNALGLSLIFLTMTADFILITISYVIILSSVLRSGKTALKAFNTCITHIIVLTVSLTFALIAFMSYRIRNNFSPSSRVFLSTMYLLFPSCFNPIIYGVRTKK